The Prevotella melaninogenica nucleotide sequence TCCTTGTTGCCTACGAGGCTATGAATAATGGTAAGCACGTTGCCGTAGAAGTACCTGCTGCCATGAACCTTACAGAAATTTGGAAACTCATCGATATCTCTGAGAAGAAGCGTCTGCACTGTATGATGCTTGAGAACTGCTGCTATGACTTCTTTGAGTTGAACTCACTAAACATGGCACAGAAAGATGTCTTCGGTGAGATTCTTTATGTTCAGGGTGCCTATCGTCATGAACTATCTAAATTCTGGGACGCATATTGGAAGAAGGATGCACAAGACAAGTTAGGCTGGAGATTGGATTACAACCAGAAGTTCCGTGGTGATGTTTACGCTACTCATGGCTTAGGTCCTATCGCACAGGTTCTGAATATCCACAGAGGTGACAAGATGAATACGCTTATTGCTATGGATACAAAGTCTGTTAACGGTAAGAAACAGGTTGAAAAGATGACTGGTGAGCCTTGTAAAGAGTTCCGTAATGGTGACCAAACAACTACCCTTATCAGCACTGAAAACGGAAAAGTTATTGAGATTCATCATAATGTAATGACCCCACAGCCATACAATCGTATGTATCAGCTTACTGGTACAAAGGGTTTTGCCAATAAGTATCCTTTTGAAGGCTTTGCGCTTTCTGCTGAGGAGATGAAGAAATCAGGTGTTACTCCGTCATCAGACAACCTTTCAGGTCACTCTTATCTTTCACAGGTTGATACAAAAGCATTGATAGAGAAGTATGAGAGTCCTATCGTTGCTAAATATGAGAAGCAGGCAAAAGAAGTTGGTGGACATGGTGGTATGGACTTCATCATGGATTCACGTTTGGTCTACTGCTTGCAGAATGGTCTTCCTTTGGACATTGACGTTTATGACTTAGCAGAATGGTGCTGCTTAGCTGAGTTAGGTTCTATCTCCATGGACAATGGTAACATCCCAGTAGAGGTGCCTGATTTCACACGCGGAGAGTGGAATAAGGTTAAGGGATTCCAACACGCTTATGCATCTCCTGCTGATGAAGCACAGGCTGCGGCAGACGCAATGGACTTCACAACTAAGTTGAAGGAAAAAGGTAAGAAATACTGGGAGAAAGTCGACAAGGCTGCAAAGAAGAAGTAAACTCCTACGAAAACTAAATATACAAATGCCGTAACGCTCAGAGAGTGTTACGGCATTTATTTTACTTTAAAGTGGTAAAGCTATTCTTTAACACAGAAGGCTTTAACTCTTTATCTCTTCAAAGCTAAATTGTAGTTATAATATTCCGTATTACCAGTGATGTCCTCAAGTACTTCAATAAATGGAGGGAAGTTCACATCCTCATGATCAACGATTCCCTTTGTCTCCAAAATCTGAAGATTAGAGGTTGGAGCAAGGTAAGTGTCAAGTTCAAAGAACTGACCACGCCAGATAAAAGTCTTGCGAATCTTGTGGATAGATTGACGATAAGGATCTGCCTGACGCATCAATGATTCATATAGATTATTATCTATCTGTCGCTCAGTAACAACCTGTTCATTATTCGGTAAAGTCTTCTTTGTTGTACGAACATTAACCGAAACACCATTCAGAGTACGACGACGTAGACGCACCTCACTGCGAGGTTCTGAGGTTAGATAGGTCTGTGTAATCTCACTTTCGATAGCATCAGGAATCTCACCAGTCAATCGAACAATGTATTTACGCTCCTCGACAATCTGCTGTGGAATCTCCAATACATTAGAAATATCCTGTATAACACGCTTAATCTTTGTGTCAAAGTTCTCGTGATTGTTGATTACACGCAAGTGCGGATGTTCCGACCAAGCTTGAATGACTTTCTTATCCATTTCACGTGCAAGCTCAAGCCCTTCTGTACGTTCAGCATTATTAGCAGTGGTATAGAACTGTTCTGCTCCATCCGCAGCACTCACAAGGTGAAGAACTGCATCATAACGAGCACGAAGTTCCTCAGAAGTTGTTCCTACACCAGCTGTAATCTCTTTCCACATCTCTGGCTTCATATAAGCAGAGATATCCATTGTACCACGATCACATACTATAATCGTAGGTTTATCAATGGTCTCAGCCATACGCGTAAACTTATCTTCCAAAGCAAGCTGAACCTCCAATGTTGCCTTCTCTCCTTCATAGAAGAACGCAGCATTATCTGTAAGATAATCCATACCCGCCTGAGAGAAGAGCGTTGGAACTTCTGGAATGATAAACACCTTATAGCCAAGACTTGAGAAATGCTCAATGATCTTGACAAGTGCAGTCGTTTTTCCGGCACAAGGTCCGCCGGTAAGTACAATTCGTTTCATAATGACTAAAAAATCCCCTCCACCCGAAAGTGAAAGGGATTATTATCTAACATTACTGCTTTACAGTGCAAAATGTCAATATAAAATTACTCAGCTGCAGGAGTTTCCTCCTCAGCTACAGGTGTCTCTGCTGGCTGCTCTACTGGAGCCTCCTCAACAGCAGGTGCCGGCTGGTTCTCTGCAACAACAGTTACAGGAATCTTAACCTCAACCTCCTTGTGGAAGTGTACAGTAGCCTCAGATGTGCCAACCTTCTTCATATCGCGCATTGTAACAATCTTACGATCGATTTCAATACCGCGCTTAGCAAGTTCCTCAACAACAGTAGCTGCGTTTACTGAACCGTAAGTTACGCCAGTAGCAGATACCTTAGTTGCAATAGCAAGCTCTACACCATCCAACTGAGCTGCCTTCTTCTCTGCCTCAGCCTTGAGAGCTGCGAGCTTAGAAGCCTGCTGCTTCAAGTTCTCTGCCAACTGCTTCTTTGCAGATGGAGAAGCGATGATACCCTTACCAGTTGGGATGAGATAGTTACGACCATAGCCGTTCTTCACATTAACGATATCGTTCTTGTATCCAAGACCGATAATATCTTCTTTCAAAATAATTTCCATCTATTGACCTCCTTTTTACTTCATCAAATCGGTTACGTATGGAAGGAGCGCAATCTGGCGTGCACGCTTAACAGCTTGAGCCACACGACGCTGATACTTCAAAGAAGTACCTGTAATACGACGAGGAAGAATCTTACCCTGCTCATTGAGGAACTTCTTCAAGAACTCGCCATCCTTATAATCGATGTACTTAATACCGCTCTTCTTGAAACGGCAATACTTCTTCTTCTTTGTATCGATAGAAGGAGCGGTCAAATAACGGATTTCTGATTTCTGCTCTGCCATGATTTAAGCCTCCTTTTTAGCTGCCCATTTAGCACGACGCTTCTCAGCATAAGCTGCAGAATACTTGTCCTGCTTAACGGTGATGTAACGAATAACCTTCTCGTCACGACGGAAGCCGGTCTCGAGAGTGTCGATAACTGTTGGTTCTGCGTTGAACTCTAACAATGCGTAGAAGCCAGATGACTTCTTCTGAATGTTGTAAGCCAACTTCTTCAAACCCCAAGCCTCCTCGTTCAAGATCTCAGCGCCATTGTCGGTGAGCAGTTTCTTGAATTTAGCGACCGTTTCCTTCATCTGTTCATCAGACAAAACGGGAGTCAAAATGAAAACGGTTTCGTATTGATTCATACTACTTAAAAATATAAAATTGTGAATTAAATTACACCTGCTTTCGCATAATGCGGTGCAAAAGTAGTAATTTTTATGCAACTGACCAAATATTTTTTGTACTTTTGCTCCAATAAATAGTATATTTACACTTTTGTATGAAAAGATATATCAAATACTTAGGCATTGCAGACATTATTTTAGGTCTGCTTCTGTTCGCACTCCATGTCATTCTCCACTTCAATGGGAACGAGCTTCTTTTCGGTGGATTAGTACTGGTCTTGAGTGGTGTTATCATATTTGTAAGGGGAGAGCGTTTAGCCTCATTCCAATCTTCAAAGGAGGGAGAGAAGGAGGATTAACAGGATTTTTCGTTAAATATGTGGATGTTTTTCGTATCGTTTTACTGGAAGTCAAAGTTAAACATCAAAGAAAAACATAGGCAAGATTGTCAAACTACCTATTTTATTATCACTTTCCAACATAGAGCCCCCTTTCTTCTTGTATGTTGATAATTCGCAGACAAAACCATGAAAAATCATTACATAATTTCAAATAAAACATTTATAAATAAGGACAAAAACACGTATAAAAAACAAGTCTACAAACAACAGAAAATCAATTAGTTATAAAATAATACGTAAAGAGGTGCTTAATTGGACTTCTAAAGGGCGTTAAAAAGGGTCTTAAAGGGCACCTATTGCAAGTCAATTAGGCGTCTTTAAAAAGCCAAAAGAGCATGTATTGGTTTCGAATTGCATGAAAATAGCTTACAAATATCTATCGATATAAGAACAAGTTGTTTATAAAAGATGGATAGACATGATAATAGGTAGATATTTAACCCAAGTCGGTCATTAGAGCCTAAAAGGTTTTATATTATATAAAAAGGTGTATGCAACCTCTTTATATAATATTATAGCAGATAGAATGGCATCAAAACAACTCTAACAAACCAACTTATATATCAAAACTTGCACCTTCTTGTGTCAGGAAAGTATTAGGAAATATTTCT carries:
- a CDS encoding Gfo/Idh/MocA family protein, with product MSIRKSIAAAFILGSLLLPSSVSAQFNWPYKVTNGKAVTEVPVRAAGQESALNMTTPKLKVVRVAFVGLGMRGHDAVERWTHIPGIQVMALCDYERDRAERCQEYLRKASMPAADIYSGEDGYKELCKRKDIDLVYIAPDWKHHFLVAYEAMNNGKHVAVEVPAAMNLTEIWKLIDISEKKRLHCMMLENCCYDFFELNSLNMAQKDVFGEILYVQGAYRHELSKFWDAYWKKDAQDKLGWRLDYNQKFRGDVYATHGLGPIAQVLNIHRGDKMNTLIAMDTKSVNGKKQVEKMTGEPCKEFRNGDQTTTLISTENGKVIEIHHNVMTPQPYNRMYQLTGTKGFANKYPFEGFALSAEEMKKSGVTPSSDNLSGHSYLSQVDTKALIEKYESPIVAKYEKQAKEVGGHGGMDFIMDSRLVYCLQNGLPLDIDVYDLAEWCCLAELGSISMDNGNIPVEVPDFTRGEWNKVKGFQHAYASPADEAQAAADAMDFTTKLKEKGKKYWEKVDKAAKKK
- a CDS encoding AAA family ATPase, which gives rise to MKRIVLTGGPCAGKTTALVKIIEHFSSLGYKVFIIPEVPTLFSQAGMDYLTDNAAFFYEGEKATLEVQLALEDKFTRMAETIDKPTIIVCDRGTMDISAYMKPEMWKEITAGVGTTSEELRARYDAVLHLVSAADGAEQFYTTANNAERTEGLELAREMDKKVIQAWSEHPHLRVINNHENFDTKIKRVIQDISNVLEIPQQIVEERKYIVRLTGEIPDAIESEITQTYLTSEPRSEVRLRRRTLNGVSVNVRTTKKTLPNNEQVVTERQIDNNLYESLMRQADPYRQSIHKIRKTFIWRGQFFELDTYLAPTSNLQILETKGIVDHEDVNFPPFIEVLEDITGNTEYYNYNLALKR
- the rplI gene encoding 50S ribosomal protein L9, with translation MEIILKEDIIGLGYKNDIVNVKNGYGRNYLIPTGKGIIASPSAKKQLAENLKQQASKLAALKAEAEKKAAQLDGVELAIATKVSATGVTYGSVNAATVVEELAKRGIEIDRKIVTMRDMKKVGTSEATVHFHKEVEVKIPVTVVAENQPAPAVEEAPVEQPAETPVAEEETPAAE
- the rpsR gene encoding 30S ribosomal protein S18; its protein translation is MAEQKSEIRYLTAPSIDTKKKKYCRFKKSGIKYIDYKDGEFLKKFLNEQGKILPRRITGTSLKYQRRVAQAVKRARQIALLPYVTDLMK
- the rpsF gene encoding 30S ribosomal protein S6, which translates into the protein MNQYETVFILTPVLSDEQMKETVAKFKKLLTDNGAEILNEEAWGLKKLAYNIQKKSSGFYALLEFNAEPTVIDTLETGFRRDEKVIRYITVKQDKYSAAYAEKRRAKWAAKKEA